In one window of Solanum pennellii chromosome 2, SPENNV200 DNA:
- the LOC107011841 gene encoding uncharacterized protein At3g28850, with protein MGCATSKPKVCHKCRAPCSPVRRSYSMHDDGYHMVALTSSTLGSLKLDPMNQSQSIKDGDTSSFDLCDFDEVKSSKEEFAMGLIEAKTWSEMINEKIPKVVPKTPVRTPPGEPETINTWELMEGLEDSSPLKPVHHVRSFSFHVSPNPVSSQYDLPTPRVKDHIEGSPKPLWEEVAEDETNSSSNDTSIVSEFDSEVISTFRKALEDLPPANPFHLKPLITENQKPVADEEDPLEITDVKKVTEYKVSKDKLVVYFTSLRGVRKTYEDCGHVRVILKGLGVKIDERDVSMHSGFKEELKELLGNEYSRGGLPRIFMGGKYIGGADEIRRMNEDGKLEKFVENCERIEDGGVIGGCNCEACGDIRFVPCETCSGSCKIYYGADYEEDNEDEEELEEDEYGFQRCPDCNENGLIRCPICCD; from the coding sequence ATGGGTTGTGCAACTTCGAAGCCGAAGGTGTGTCACAAATGCAGGGCCCCCTGTTCACCGGTGCGCCGGAGCTATTCAATGCACGACGATGGCTACCATATGGTGGCTCTGACTTCATCCACTTTAGGATCTCTGAAGCTTGATCCGATGAACCAGAGTCAATCTATTAAAGACGGAGATACATCTTCTTTTGATCTTTGTGATTTTGATGAAGTGAAGAGCAGTAAAGAAGAGTTTGCTATGGGTTTGATTGAAGCAAAAACATGGTCAGAAATGATCAATGAGAAAATCCCCAAAGTGGTTCCGAAAACCCCTGTTAGAACTCCACCTGGTGAGCCAGAAACTATCAATACTTGGGAATTAATGGAAGGTCTTGAAGATTCTAGTCCTCTTAAGCCTGTTCATCATGTTCGCAGTTTTTCATTCCATGTTTCTCCAAACCCAGTTTCATCTCAGTATGATCTTCCTACGCCCAGAGTTAAAGATCATATCGAAGGTTCCCCAAAGCCATTGTGGGAGGAGGTAGCTGAAGATGAAACGAACTCAAGTTCAAACGACACATCAATCGTGTCCGAGTTTGATTCTGAAGTGATTTCTACATTCAGAAAAGCATTAGAAGATCTCCCACCGGCAAACCCATTTCACCTTAAACCGTTGATTACTGAAAATCAGAAGCCGGTGGCCGACGAGGAAGATCCATTGGAGATAACAGATGTGAAGAAAGTAACAGAGTACAAGGTAAGTAAAGATAAACTTGTTGTTTATTTCACTAGCCTGAGAGGTGTGAGGAAAACATATGAGGATTGTGGCCATGTTCGTGTGATTCTGAAGGGATTAGGTGTCAAAATCGACGAAAGAGATGTATCAATGCATTCAGGGTTCAAGGAAGAGCTGAAAGAATTACTGGGAAATGAATACAGTAGAGGAGGATTGCCTAGGATATTTATGGGGGGAAAATACATTGGTGGAGCTGATGAAATACGTCGAATGAACGAGGATGGAAAACTCGAGAAATTTGTAGAAAACTGTGAAAGAATTGAGGATGGTGGTGTCATTGGAGGTTGTAATTGTGAGGCCTGTGGAGATATTAGATTTGTACCTTGTGAGACATGTTCAGGGAGCTGTAAAATCTATTACGGAGCAGATTATGAAGAAGataatgaagatgaagaagaacttgaagaagatgaataTGGCTTCCAACGATGTCCAGATTGCAATGAGAACGGGTTAATTCGTTGTCCAATTTGTTGTGATTAA
- the LOC107009036 gene encoding homeobox-leucine zipper protein HAT7-like has translation MISGSRGIMDFLPSTPDISLNFQDNNHHLPSTSPKLFPSPSLPHQDHFNHGVPSMLMRRSMSFSGVERCDNHHDLRVDDNELSDEDGSSQLLGEKKRRLNMEQVKALERSFEVANKLEPERKIQLARALGLQPRQIAIWFQNRRARWKTKQLEKDYEMLKRHFDSLKTDNDALKAQNKELHSELQLLSVKKRESSGGGGIMFNLNKENEGCWSNNGSDDNNNNNNSIDVNLGTRTSSGDSPFYSKNVFPPEPGPVPLAQFLQTSSTPPDHLTHCHKNIDPTVQNEGFCNMFTPVDDHTNFWPWPEQQHFN, from the exons ATGATTTCTGGTAGTAGAGGGATCATGGATTTTCTTCCTTCTACACCTGATATTTCTCTCAATTTTCAAGATAACAATCATCACCTTCCTTCCACTTCTCCTAAACTatttccttctccttctcttcctCATCAAGATCACTTCAATCacg GTGTACCATCCATGTTAATGAGGAGATCGATGTCGTTTTCTGGTGTGGAGAGGTGCGATAATCATCATGATTTGCGTGTGGACGATAATGAACTGTCAGATGAGGATGGATCATCGCAATTATTAGGGGAGAAGAAGAGGAGGCTCAATATGGAGCAAGTGAAAGCACTGGAGAGAAGCTTTGAAGTGGCTAATAAGCTTGAGCCTGAGAGGAAAATACAGTTGGCTAGAGCTTTGGGATTGCAACCCAGGCAAATTGCTATATGGTTCCAGAACAGAAGAGCAAGGTGGAAGACAAAGCAATTGGAAAAAGATTATGAGATGTTGAAAAGACATTTTGATTCACTTAAAACTGATAATGACGCACTCAAGGCCCAAAACAAGGAACTTCATTCCGAG CTGCAGTTATTAAGTGTGAAGAAGAGAGAATCATCAGGCGGAGGCGGAATAATGTTTAATCTGAACAAAGAAAACGAAGGATGTTGGAGTAATAACGGAAGTgacgacaacaacaataacaacaacagcaTAGACGTAAATCTGGGAACAAGGACATCATCAGGTGACAGCCCATTTTACTCCAAGAATGTTTTTCCACCCGAACCCGGCCCAGTCCCTCTGGCCCAGTTTCTTCAGACCTCATCAACACCACCTGATCATCTCACCCATTGCCACAAGAATATTGATCCAACGGTCCAAAATGAAGGATTCTGCAACATGTTTACTCCAGTTGATGATCACACCAATTTTTGGCCATGGCCAGAGCAGCAacactttaattaa
- the LOC107009311 gene encoding probable serine/threonine-protein kinase PIX7 codes for MVQEIASQPRRFSFNELRLATRNFRREDFLGTGGFGPVYKGWINENPVKPGTGLAVAVKILNRYGVQGHREWLAEVHFLQNLHHQNLVKLVGYCMEGHQRLIVYEFMARGSLENHLFRSVVLPWCTRIRIALGAAQGLAYLHEETQKPVIYRDFKASNILLDADYNAKLSDFGLARDGPEGDQTHVSTRVMGTFGYAAPEYVMTGHLTVKSDVYSFGVVLLEILSGRKAMDKNQRMGEHYLVSWTQPYLGNKHHFWRIIDPRLGGNFSKKGALKCTEIASLCLRTNPKLRPQMSEIVEMLMHLPSTSELRDADDNSNSNNLEAKDKHVAGNLNSPTGSNASPASYTLSNKQKGKRPVRS; via the exons ATGGTACAGGAAATAGCTTCTCAGCCTCGAAGGTTTTCTTTCAATGAGCTACGTTTGGCGACTAGAAACTTCAGACGTGAAGATTTTCTTGGAACGGGCGGTTTTGGTCCAGTTTATAAGGGCTGGATCAATGAGAATCCTGTAAAACCTGGCACTGGACTAGCTGTTGCTGTGAAGATTTTGAACCGATATGGTGTTCAGGGTCATAGAGAGTGGCTG GCTGAAGTTCACTTTCTTCAAAATCTCCACCATCAAAATTTAGTGAAGCTAGTTGGCTATTGCATGGAAGGACATCAGAGGCTAATAGTCTACGAGTTTATGGCTCGTGGGAGTTTGGAGAATCATCTCTTCA GGTCTGTGGTTCTTCCGTGGTGCACGAGGATAAGAATAGCATTAGGGGCAGCACAAGGCCTAGCTTATCTTCATGAAGAAACTCAAAAACCAGTTATCTATCGTGATTTTAAGGCATCCAACATCTTACTAGATGCG GACTACAACGCGAAGCTATCAGACTTTGGACTCGCCAGAGATGGGCCAGAGGGAGATCAGACACATGTGTCGACTCGTGTAATGGGAACCTTTGGCTATGCTGCTCCAGAATATGTGATGACTG GGCATCTGACAGTGAAAAGCGATGTCTATAGCTTTGGGGTGGTATTACTTGAAATATTGAGTGGCCGAAAAGCCATGGACAAGAATCAACGGATGGGTGAGCATTACTTAGTATCATGGACACAACCTTATCTTGGAAATAAGCATCATTTTTGGCGGATTATAGATCCTCGTCTTGGTGGCAATTTCTCAAAGAAAGGAGCACTAAAGTGCACTGAGATTGCTTCTCTCTGCCTTAGAACGAATCCAAAGCTCAGACCTCAGATGAGCGAAATAGTGGAAATGCTAATGCATCTGCCTTCGACCAGTGAGTTGAGAGATGCTGATGACAACTCAAATAGCAATAATTTGGAGGCAAAGGATAAACATGTAGCTGGGAACCTCAATTCACCAACTGGTTCAAATGCGTCACCGGCTAGCTATACCCTTAGTAACAAGCAGAAGGGGAAACGTCCAGTTCGTTCTTAA